The Triticum aestivum cultivar Chinese Spring chromosome 3A, IWGSC CS RefSeq v2.1, whole genome shotgun sequence genome includes a region encoding these proteins:
- the LOC123061326 gene encoding zinc finger CCCH domain-containing protein 7, whose protein sequence is MEDSLVPPVPPAPTTLFLTRRRSHLDSASYRTLSRLFSHCLHHRPSQLAAPAPLEVEPAAANPICDESPQGCSVPPEDAESERGKDLGEEETAVRTSVIENPSPAAVDAATGNPIADPAVAPQRYMEHQVAGVQRAEGVTDMVVGGNLCRETVALVEELGAEDVLRSMKDCLEGEVDELAEPDVMVVNDDEHLLLDTMMTNFSGLIADASGGKASMLNYGVSGGEPHNDGNIAEGVKELGAGTEEDRPVGDSDQHSVDGGVVEEGEIEGDMQALDVDESDDSEIEDADDEELGEDFANRVLGENESSGLSTPKIKGTSDLVLNKEGYIKDDALKHVTRAHVVSYDEIVEWNETPLPDTEAPKPGKRKRHLTEERKAKKTKNKRVKRAQQRIADGVKRLKLAPVIKPKPVKLCHFYMHGKCQQGNACKFSHDTTPLTKSKPCTHFARGSCLKGDDCPYDHELSKYPCHNFVENGMCFRGDKCKFSHVVPTADGPPKPDAKKSDASLVSEKPGREQTSSQKASADHDGEHITSAPTKHYSILKNLAGISVNALKASTGTPKGVQFRPSSKDRSNSSMLHQDALPIEKHMYTNGSKHQNFDGPQAAEGDKNAIPNKQRSHPLFDEKNSLKEASSHPSSDPKRTSLPTGSTTVLGSLSTQHEVSEASRILQEFLFGAGG, encoded by the exons ATGGAGGATTCCCTCGTGCCGCCGGTGCCTCCTGCCCCAACCACCCTTTTCCTCACTCGCCGGCGATCACATCTCGACAGCGCCTCCTACCGCACGCTCTCCCGGCTCTTCtcccactgcctccaccaccgCCCCTCGCAGCTCGCTGCCCCGGCGCCCCTGGAAGTCGAGCCCGCCGCTGCGAACCCTATCTGCGACGAGTCACCACAGGGGTGCTCGGTACCGCCTGAAGACGCCGAGTCTGAACGGGGAAAGGACTTAGGAGAAGAGGAGACTGCGGTAAGGACTTCTGTCATCGAGAACCCCTCACCCGCGGCAGTCGATGCAGCCACCGGTAACCCTATTGCAGACCCGGCTGTGGCACCACAGAGATACATGGAGCATCAAGTGGCCGGAGTTCAGCGGGCGGAGGGCGTAACAGATATGGTTGTTGGGGGGAACCTCTGCCGTGAGACTGTTGCGTTAGTGGAGGAGTTGGGGGCAGAGGATGTTTTGAGGTCGATGAAGGATTGTTTGGAGGGGGAGGTTGACGAATTGGCAGAGCCAGATGTAATGGTGGTCAATGATGATGAACATCTGCTGCTTGATACGATGATGACCAACTTCTCAGGGTTGATTGCTGATGCCAGTGGCGGCAAAGCATCAATGCTGAACTATGGGGTTTCTGGAGGTGAACCACACAATGATGGCAACATAGCTGAGGGGGTGAAAGAATTGGGAGCTGGAACTGAAGAAGACAGACCTGTGGGTGATTCAGATCAGCACTCAGTTGATGGTGGCGTGGTTGAGGAAGGAGAGATTGAGGGTGACATGCAGGCTCTGGATGTAGATGAATCTGATGATTCGGAGATCGAAGATGCAGATGATGAGGAATTGGGAGAGGATTTTGCTAACAGAGTGTTGGGGGAGAATGAATCATCTGGCCTTTCAACGCCTAAAATTAAAGGAACCAGTGATCTTGTACTGAACAAGGAAGGTTATATCAAGGATGATGCACTAAAGCATGTTACCAGGGCACATGTTGTCAGTTATGATGAAATTGTGGAATGGAATGAGACACCACTGCCTGATACTGAG GCTCCCAAACCAGGGAAGAGAAAACGGCATTTGACAGAGGAAAGAAAGGCTAAGAAGACG AAAAACAAACGGGTTAAAAGAGCACAGCAGCGGATAGCGGATGGTGTGAAAAGACTGAAACTTGCACCAGTTATAAAGCCGAAACCAGTGAAGTTATGCCACTTCTACATGCATGGGAAGTGCCAGCAG GGCAATGCTTGCAAGTTCTCACATGATACTACACCTTTGACAAAATCTAAG CCCTGCACACATTTTGCGCGTGGTTCTTGTTTGAAAGGAGATGATTGTCCCTATGATCATGAGTTGTCAAAGTACCCTTGCCACAACTTTGTGGAAAATGGAATGTGCTTCAGAGGTGATAAATGCAAATTTTCTCATGTG GTGCCAACTGCAGATGGTCCTCCCAAACCAGATGCAAAGAAATCTGATGCGTCATTGGTATCTGAAAAACCTGGCAGAGAGCAAACAAGTAGCCAGAAAGCATCGGCGGACCATGATGGCGAACACATAACTTCTGCTCCTACCAAACATTACTCCATTCTTAAAAACCTTGCCGGCATCTCAGTAAATGCTCTAAAAGCATCAACCGGTACACCAAAGGGTGTACAGTTTCGTCCTTCCAGTAAAGACAGATCAAATTCTAGCATGCTGCATCAGGATGCTCTACCTATCGAGAAGCATATGTATACAAATGGCAGTAAACATCAGAATTTTGATGGACCGCAGGCTGCAGAAGGGGATAAAAATGCCATTCCAAATAAACAGAGATCACATCCACTGTTCGATGAAAAGAACTCATTAAAAGAAGCTAGTTCACATCCAAGTTCAGACCCAAAGAGAACTAGTTTGCCTACTGGCTCTACTACAGTGCTTGGATCACTCAGCACTCAGCACGAAGTTTCAGAGGCTTCAAGAATTTTGCAGGAATTCTTATTTGGTGCTGGCGGTTAG